One window of the Runella slithyformis DSM 19594 genome contains the following:
- a CDS encoding carboxymuconolactone decarboxylase family protein has protein sequence MTLVEQFNDYRSRMNTRILGSDNLIIKRIFNLDTNCYATGHLDEATKEMLGLACSMVLRCDDCVKYHLGKCKELGVTEAQVQEVFSIATLIGGTIVIPHLRRAVEYWDALSKDA, from the coding sequence ATGACATTAGTTGAACAATTTAACGATTATCGGAGCCGAATGAATACCCGTATTCTCGGCTCTGATAACCTCATCATTAAGCGGATATTTAACTTAGATACAAACTGCTATGCGACCGGTCATCTTGACGAAGCCACCAAAGAAATGTTAGGGTTGGCCTGTTCAATGGTGCTTCGTTGTGATGATTGTGTCAAGTACCATCTCGGCAAATGCAAAGAATTAGGCGTGACCGAGGCACAGGTACAGGAGGTTTTCTCCATAGCAACGCTTATCGGTGGGACAATCGTAATTCCGCACCTTCGTCGAGCAGTAGAATATTGGGATGCTTTATCAAAAGACGCGTAA
- the nuoB gene encoding NADH-quinone oxidoreductase subunit NuoB: MNQSIDFHENRLKTGEGGIIITSVEDLLNWSRLSSLWPMGFGLACCAIEMMSSYASNYDLERFGIFPRPSPRQSDVMIVAGTVTFKMADRIRRLYEQMPEPRYVISMGSCSNCGGPYWEHGYHVVKGIDRIIPVDVYVPGCPPRPEALIGGFLKLQEKIRHEHPIAAPTLLLEIENHRPASDEY; encoded by the coding sequence ATGAATCAATCAATAGATTTTCATGAAAACAGATTAAAGACAGGTGAAGGAGGTATAATCATCACAAGCGTTGAAGATTTACTCAATTGGTCAAGATTATCCTCTCTATGGCCTATGGGATTTGGATTAGCGTGTTGTGCCATAGAAATGATGTCTTCCTATGCCTCTAATTATGACCTTGAACGATTCGGTATCTTTCCCAGGCCATCACCTCGTCAATCTGACGTCATGATTGTAGCAGGAACAGTTACCTTTAAAATGGCAGACAGAATTAGAAGATTGTATGAACAAATGCCCGAACCTCGTTATGTAATTTCAATGGGAAGTTGTTCAAATTGCGGAGGACCTTATTGGGAGCATGGATACCATGTTGTGAAAGGAATTGACCGAATTATACCCGTAGACGTTTATGTTCCCGGCTGCCCGCCCCGTCCGGAAGCATTGATTGGCGGTTTCTTGAAATTACAGGAAAAAATTCGTCATGAACATCCCATAGCGGCTCCTACTCTACTACTGGAAATTGAAAACCATAGACCCGCTTCTGATGAATACTAA
- a CDS encoding DUF1800 domain-containing protein: MDTILHQRNVQHLFWRAGFGASPPEIQKALSKSRHQLVKDLFESSADIESLLPPGDVPYQDFKREKKAINENSGNLQGEVRGKLKEMAQMRRKSIGNLNDAWMAQMGVAKYAFREKMTLFWHNHFACRSRAISFIQQQNNTIRTHALGKFGDLLMAVSKDPAMLQFLNNQQNSKRSPNENFAREVMELFTIGRGNYTEQDVKEAARAFTGWGFNRAGEFVFRENLHDEGTKTIFGKSGNYRGEDVLDMLLSTRKTAYYLSTKLYRHFVNENVDREHVEAMAKRFYKSDYDIADLMKYVFSADWFYHSANVGALIKSPVDYIAGLQRTLHVDFIDKAPVLYTQKIWGQVLFNPPNVAGWPGGKAWIDSSSLLSRLQMPQILFRNTMNNVSVKESGDVKEEQIKNNKFEIMMDWQAVANSFESVSDTDLSKTLALYLLQVPISDEVIKCIEKRISTQERTEKVKQFCVLLMSTLEYQLC, translated from the coding sequence ATGGATACTATCCTACACCAACGCAACGTTCAGCACCTATTTTGGCGAGCCGGCTTTGGTGCCTCTCCCCCGGAGATTCAAAAAGCGCTATCGAAATCAAGACATCAGCTTGTCAAAGACTTATTTGAAAGCAGCGCCGATATTGAGTCCCTATTACCTCCGGGAGATGTCCCCTATCAGGATTTTAAACGAGAAAAGAAAGCCATTAATGAAAACTCCGGAAACTTGCAGGGAGAAGTGCGGGGAAAATTAAAAGAAATGGCACAGATGCGTCGGAAAAGTATCGGCAATCTGAATGATGCATGGATGGCTCAAATGGGCGTTGCTAAATATGCATTTCGGGAAAAAATGACCCTTTTTTGGCACAATCATTTTGCCTGCCGCAGTAGAGCCATCAGTTTTATTCAACAACAAAATAACACGATTCGGACCCATGCTCTTGGAAAATTCGGCGATTTGCTGATGGCTGTTTCTAAAGACCCGGCCATGTTGCAATTCTTAAATAATCAGCAAAACAGCAAAAGAAGCCCGAATGAAAATTTTGCCCGAGAAGTAATGGAATTATTCACCATTGGGCGAGGAAACTATACCGAGCAGGATGTTAAGGAGGCTGCCCGAGCGTTTACCGGGTGGGGCTTTAATCGGGCCGGCGAGTTCGTTTTTAGAGAAAACCTTCATGATGAGGGCACAAAAACAATCTTTGGAAAGTCCGGAAATTACCGGGGAGAAGATGTACTTGACATGTTACTTTCCACTCGAAAAACAGCCTATTATCTTTCCACTAAACTCTATCGCCACTTTGTAAATGAAAACGTGGACCGGGAGCATGTCGAGGCAATGGCAAAACGCTTTTATAAAAGTGATTATGACATTGCGGATTTAATGAAATATGTTTTTTCTGCCGATTGGTTTTATCATTCCGCAAATGTTGGGGCACTGATCAAATCACCCGTAGACTATATTGCAGGCCTTCAACGAACATTACACGTAGATTTTATTGATAAAGCCCCTGTACTTTACACTCAAAAAATCTGGGGACAGGTGCTGTTTAATCCACCCAATGTAGCAGGATGGCCGGGAGGAAAAGCATGGATTGACAGTTCAAGTTTGCTTTCCCGTTTGCAAATGCCACAGATACTGTTTCGCAATACAATGAATAATGTCAGCGTAAAAGAAAGCGGGGATGTGAAGGAAGAACAAATAAAGAACAACAAATTCGAAATTATGATGGATTGGCAGGCAGTTGCAAACTCTTTCGAATCAGTTTCGGATACTGACCTTAGCAAAACGTTGGCCTTGTACTTATTACAGGTACCCATCAGTGATGAAGTTATAAAATGTATTGAAAAAAGAATATCGACACAGGAAAGGACTGAAAAAGTCAAACAATTTTGCGTTTTGCTAATGAGCACCTTGGAATATCAACTTTGCTGA
- a CDS encoding NADH-quinone oxidoreductase subunit C, protein MNTKDIHRRLVYEFKTESVIIVNERTSQPILQVPPELLFDICQFLQKDEQLYFDFLSCITGIDNGPEKGTMEVLYHLTSIPYQTSVILKVILPRKDMNLLPSVHSVSPIWQTANWHEREAFDLLGIYFENHPDLRRILLPGDWKGYPLRKDYQEQTSYHGIKVKY, encoded by the coding sequence ATGAATACTAAAGATATACACCGGAGATTAGTGTACGAATTTAAAACGGAGTCTGTAATCATTGTTAACGAAAGGACTTCACAACCAATTTTACAGGTCCCCCCGGAGCTGCTTTTTGACATATGCCAATTTTTGCAAAAAGATGAGCAGTTATACTTTGATTTTCTATCCTGTATCACGGGAATAGACAATGGTCCTGAAAAGGGAACCATGGAAGTACTCTATCACTTGACATCAATTCCATATCAAACATCAGTAATTCTGAAGGTTATTTTACCCAGAAAAGACATGAATCTTTTACCTTCTGTTCATAGTGTAAGCCCTATTTGGCAAACGGCCAACTGGCATGAACGAGAGGCTTTTGACTTACTGGGGATTTACTTTGAAAACCACCCCGATTTACGTCGTATTTTACTGCCCGGCGATTGGAAGGGATATCCGTTAAGAAAAGATTACCAAGAACAAACTTCCTATCACGGAATAAAAGTAAAATATTGA
- a CDS encoding DUF2795 domain-containing protein → MYWTLELASYLEDAPWPATKDELIDFAIRTGAPLEVVENLQELEDDGQPYESIEEIWPDYPTKDDFFFNEDEY, encoded by the coding sequence ATGTATTGGACACTAGAATTAGCCTCTTATCTGGAGGACGCGCCTTGGCCCGCCACAAAGGATGAATTAATTGACTTTGCTATTCGGACGGGAGCTCCTTTGGAAGTCGTCGAAAACCTGCAAGAACTGGAAGATGACGGTCAACCTTACGAAAGCATTGAGGAAATTTGGCCTGATTATCCTACCAAAGACGACTTCTTCTTTAACGAAGACGAATATTAA
- a CDS encoding phosphatase: MTQAISDIAQIFCAQGGEFITSTALFSEKLKKIKAFIFDWDGVFNDGTKNEQGTSNFSEVDSMGINLLRFGWWLHTPEMPYTAVISGERNVTSFQLVQREHYNSCYFRIKHKIAALEHFMNIYDLKPEQVAFFFDDALDLSIAEKCGLRIMVRHQGNPLFRQYVIENGLVDYITGQVGGAFAVREGCELLLGLRQIHDHTITKRLDFYPEYDQYLSERQLIESSFYTLAAGKFELQNIFF, translated from the coding sequence ATGACCCAAGCTATCAGTGACATTGCGCAAATTTTCTGTGCCCAGGGAGGTGAATTTATAACCTCTACAGCGTTATTTTCAGAGAAATTAAAAAAAATAAAGGCATTTATATTTGACTGGGACGGCGTCTTTAATGACGGTACAAAGAATGAACAGGGAACCAGCAATTTTAGTGAAGTAGATTCAATGGGAATCAACCTACTTCGTTTTGGCTGGTGGCTCCATACTCCTGAAATGCCTTATACTGCTGTAATTTCAGGCGAACGAAATGTCACGTCTTTTCAATTAGTGCAAAGAGAGCACTATAACTCCTGTTATTTTCGTATCAAACATAAAATTGCCGCTCTTGAGCATTTTATGAACATTTACGATCTTAAACCCGAACAGGTAGCATTCTTTTTTGACGATGCTCTGGATTTGTCAATTGCAGAAAAGTGCGGTCTGCGAATTATGGTACGGCATCAGGGCAATCCTTTATTTCGCCAATATGTTATTGAGAATGGCCTTGTAGATTACATTACAGGCCAAGTGGGCGGAGCCTTTGCCGTCAGAGAAGGTTGTGAGCTCTTATTAGGTCTGAGACAAATTCATGATCACACAATAACAAAAAGACTTGATTTTTATCCGGAGTATGATCAATACCTTTCAGAACGACAACTCATCGAAAGTTCTTTTTATACTTTAGCGGCCGGTAAATTTGAATTACAAAATATTTTTTTTTGA
- a CDS encoding DUF1501 domain-containing protein codes for MKRRNFLKTSALTTVGSLLIPQFLKAYEHKHLGQKPINDKILVVIQLSGGNDGLNTVIPFRNDIYYRERPSIAIDIHKVLRLNDEIGLNPALEKLKELYDGGLVSIVNNVGYPNPDRSHFRSMDIWQTGSSSEEYLNSGWIGRYLDAQCVGHSCLPHQALEIDDTLSLALKGQQVNGLSLQNPEKLYRQAQNTFAKELTAIPPTDMHENTGYLYKTLSETVSSAEYIHSKAKISRSRLMYPTTELGKHLNTIAELITAGISTSVYYVSLSGFDTHIRQNDQQDRLLRQYAEAVNIFVNDLKANSRLDDVMILTFSEFGRRVKQNASNGTDHGTANSVFLIGGPARPKPILKESPDLTDLDNGDLKYTIDFREIYATLLDDWLHSDSGKVLTTKFNKQPLF; via the coding sequence ATGAAACGTCGCAATTTTCTAAAAACTTCCGCCCTTACAACTGTCGGTTCGCTTTTGATTCCCCAATTTCTGAAAGCATATGAGCACAAGCATTTGGGGCAAAAACCGATTAACGATAAAATTTTAGTCGTTATTCAGCTCTCGGGAGGAAATGACGGATTAAATACGGTAATTCCATTCCGTAATGATATTTACTATCGCGAACGACCTTCTATCGCCATTGATATACATAAGGTTTTGCGGCTTAATGATGAGATTGGCTTAAATCCTGCATTGGAGAAATTAAAAGAATTATATGATGGCGGATTGGTTTCCATCGTTAATAATGTAGGCTATCCTAACCCCGATCGTTCTCATTTTCGATCAATGGATATTTGGCAAACGGGTAGCAGCTCGGAAGAATATCTTAATTCGGGTTGGATTGGCCGTTATTTGGATGCTCAATGTGTCGGTCATTCCTGTCTGCCGCATCAAGCCCTTGAAATTGATGATACATTGAGTTTAGCTTTAAAAGGCCAACAGGTGAACGGGCTTTCATTACAGAATCCTGAAAAACTATATCGACAGGCCCAAAATACTTTTGCGAAGGAATTAACCGCAATCCCTCCGACCGATATGCATGAAAATACAGGCTATCTTTATAAAACGCTTTCCGAAACAGTATCCTCTGCGGAATATATCCATTCAAAAGCCAAAATCAGCAGATCCCGATTAATGTATCCAACAACCGAATTGGGCAAACATCTTAATACCATTGCCGAGCTTATTACAGCCGGCATAAGCACAAGTGTGTATTATGTTTCTCTTTCAGGCTTTGATACTCATATTCGTCAGAACGATCAACAAGACCGTCTTTTACGTCAATATGCCGAGGCTGTAAATATTTTTGTCAATGATTTAAAAGCCAACAGCAGACTTGATGATGTCATGATTTTGACATTCAGTGAATTTGGACGCCGGGTAAAACAAAACGCAAGTAATGGTACTGACCACGGAACCGCTAATAGTGTATTCCTGATAGGCGGCCCTGCACGACCTAAACCTATTTTAAAGGAAAGCCCTGACCTAACTGATTTAGATAACGGTGACCTAAAATATACAATTGATTTCAGGGAAATCTACGCAACCTTACTGGACGATTGGTTACATTCCGATTCAGGTAAAGTGCTCACTACTAAATTTAATAAACAGCCTTTATTCTAA
- a CDS encoding sodium:solute symporter family transporter: MQKLQTLDYLVFLFYFIVVAGYGYWIYQRKKSKEASTTDFFLAEGSLTWWAIGASLIASNISAEQFIGMSGNGFLMGLAIATYEWMAAATLLVVGIFFMPIYLKNRIFTMPQFLNTRYNTTVSLIMAIFWLFLYVLVNLTSILFLGALAVSTISGIDFSVCMWGLAIFAVFITVGGMKVIGYTDVIQVFFLILGGLATTYLAMELVSQEFGTPGLAGAFTTMLEKSEDHFHMIFQKGHPQYMALPGLTVLFGGMWIVNLNYWGCNQYITQRALGADLKTAREGILFAAFLKLLMPIIVVLPGIAAYTLYQKGLFQMEMLDGGELNQDRAYPVLLNLLPVGLKGLSFAALTAAIVASLAGKANSISTIFTLDIYKKYIGKEADEKKLVWIGRVTIVVAMILAIIISPYMGIDKKGGFQFIQEMTGLVSPGVFAAFILGFFWKKTNSAGALFAIVGGFLLAFSMHNNWLPGADWSTVPFLDRMGIVFLICVAVMIVLGLWKPSDKGLAIDASMFRIKGSFLVGSVIVVTIITILYTVFW, encoded by the coding sequence ATGCAAAAACTTCAAACCCTTGACTATCTGGTTTTCCTGTTTTACTTTATAGTCGTGGCCGGCTATGGTTACTGGATTTACCAACGGAAAAAATCCAAGGAAGCCAGTACTACTGATTTCTTTCTGGCAGAAGGCTCTCTGACCTGGTGGGCTATTGGTGCTTCATTAATTGCTTCTAACATCTCGGCAGAACAATTTATCGGGATGTCGGGAAATGGGTTTTTAATGGGGTTGGCTATTGCCACATACGAGTGGATGGCCGCAGCGACTCTTCTGGTAGTCGGAATCTTTTTCATGCCGATTTATCTCAAAAACCGCATTTTTACCATGCCCCAGTTTTTGAATACGCGCTATAATACCACGGTTAGTTTAATCATGGCCATTTTTTGGCTGTTTTTATATGTTTTGGTAAACCTTACTTCTATTTTATTTTTAGGCGCTTTAGCTGTTTCCACTATCTCAGGGATTGACTTTTCCGTATGTATGTGGGGATTAGCTATTTTTGCCGTTTTTATTACAGTAGGGGGCATGAAAGTAATCGGCTACACAGATGTTATTCAAGTCTTCTTTTTAATCCTGGGCGGTTTAGCTACTACTTACCTGGCCATGGAGCTGGTTTCACAGGAATTTGGCACACCCGGTTTGGCAGGAGCATTTACGACAATGCTGGAAAAATCCGAAGACCATTTTCATATGATCTTTCAAAAGGGGCATCCTCAATACATGGCGCTGCCCGGACTTACTGTTCTGTTTGGCGGTATGTGGATTGTAAATCTTAATTATTGGGGATGTAATCAATACATTACACAACGCGCCCTTGGGGCAGACTTAAAAACCGCACGTGAAGGAATTCTATTTGCAGCATTTTTGAAATTGCTGATGCCTATTATTGTGGTATTGCCCGGGATTGCCGCCTATACGCTGTACCAAAAAGGGTTGTTTCAAATGGAAATGCTGGACGGTGGCGAACTCAACCAGGACCGTGCTTATCCCGTATTACTCAACCTGTTGCCTGTGGGTTTGAAGGGGCTTTCTTTTGCCGCTTTAACAGCTGCCATTGTAGCTTCTCTGGCAGGTAAAGCCAACAGTATATCAACTATTTTTACCCTTGATATTTACAAAAAATACATTGGCAAAGAGGCCGACGAAAAAAAACTGGTTTGGATTGGCCGCGTGACCATTGTTGTTGCTATGATTTTAGCCATTATTATTTCTCCATATATGGGTATTGATAAAAAGGGCGGTTTTCAATTTATTCAGGAAATGACCGGATTAGTGTCTCCCGGTGTATTTGCGGCTTTTATCTTGGGCTTTTTCTGGAAAAAAACTAATTCAGCCGGTGCTTTATTTGCGATTGTGGGAGGCTTCTTACTTGCGTTCTCAATGCATAACAACTGGTTGCCGGGAGCTGATTGGTCAACGGTACCCTTCTTGGACCGCATGGGCATTGTATTCCTGATATGCGTAGCAGTAATGATTGTTTTAGGTCTTTGGAAACCCAGCGACAAAGGACTTGCCATTGACGCATCCATGTTCCGCATTAAAGGATCATTTCTGGTTGGCTCTGTTATAGTTGTTACCATTATCACGATACTTTACACGGTATTCTGGTGA